The Miscanthus floridulus cultivar M001 chromosome 17, ASM1932011v1, whole genome shotgun sequence genome has a window encoding:
- the LOC136514936 gene encoding phosphatidylinositol/phosphatidylcholine transfer protein SFH8-like, which yields MSGPLDRFARPCFEGFVHNDERKESRSDADNSEGDKKTKIGSFKKKAINAGNKFRHSLRRRSKKKTERGDSIKDIRDVKELQDVETFRQCLIDEDLLPQQHDDYHMMLRFLKARKFEVEKAKNMWSDMLKWRKEFGVKKIEEFDYTELDEVTKYYPQFYHGVDKEGRPVYIELIGKVDANKLLQVTTLDRYVKYHVKEFERCFQMRFPACSIAAKKHIDSSTTILDVQGVGFKNFSKSARELITRLQKIDSDNYPETLCRMYIINAGQGFKMLWSTIKSFLDPKTVSKIHVLGNKYQHKLLEIIDECELPEFFGGKCNCIEGCQRSDKGPWKDPNIIKRVLNGEANYGRQIVTISSTDGKIISYARPGHPTRKGSDASAESGSEVEDVASPTASRNLITHPILTPVHEESKLSAHGSAFIAHASIEESIPVVDKVVDDGWGSPRGSLQASSGSLSSRNLHGTFEGLRAQIITWLTFLIMTLFAMLCSVPSKMARRISNQSSKHDDYRVEYPQEQEYKEEFRPPSPAPSYTEKDVLSSMLRRLGELEDKVQVLETKPSEMPFEKEELLNAAVRRVDALEAELISTKKALYDALMRQDELLAYIDRQELIKFRKKKFCF from the exons ATGTCAGGCCCCCTCGATCGATTTGCTAGGCCAT GTTTTGAAGGGTTTGTGCATAACGATGAAAGGAAAGAGAGCAGATCTGATGCAGACAACTCAGAAGGAGATAAGAAGACTAAAATCGGATCTTTCAAGAAAAAAGCAATTAATGCGGGGAACAAATTCAGGCATTCCCTGAGAAGGAGAAGCAAAAAGAAGACTGAAAGGGGGGATTCCATCAAGGACATAAGGGACGTTAAAGAGCTTCAAGATGTTGAGACATTTCGACAATGCTTAATTGATGAGGATTTGCTGCCACAACAGCATGATGATTATCACATGATGTTAAG GTTCCTAAAAGCACGGAAATTTGAAGTTGAGAAAGCTAAGAATATGTGGTCAGACATGCTTAAATGGAGGAAGGAATTCGGGGTCAAAAAAATAGAG GAATTTGACTACACTGAGTTGGATGAAGTTACGAAGTATTACCCACAATTTTATCATGGGGTAGATAAAGAGGGAAGACCTGTCTACATAGAGTTAATAGGAAAAGTTGATGCAAACAAGCTATTACAAGTGACAACTTTAGATCGGTATGTGAAATACCATGTCAAGGAGTTTGAGAGGTGTTTCCAGATGAGATTTCCAGCTTGCTCCATTGCTGCAAAAAAGCATATAGATTCGTCCACTACTATTTTGGACGTGCAAGGCGTG GGTTTCAAGAACTTCTCAAAATCTGCCAGGGAATTAATCACACGATTACAGAAGATCGACAGTGATAACTACCCAGAG ACACTCTGCCGGATGTATATAATTAATGCTGGCCAAGGCTTCAAGATGCTATGGAGCACAATAAAATCATTCCTTGATCCAAAAACTGTTTCCAAGATTCAT GTTCTTGGGAATAAGTACCAACATAAGTTGCTCGAAATAATTGACGAGTG TGAATTGCCAGAATTTTTTGGTGGCAAATGCAACTGTATTGAAGGTTGCCAAAGATCTGACAAAGGTCCTTGGAAGGATCCCAACATAATAAAG AGAGTCCTCAATGGTGAGGCAAACTACGGCAGGCAAATTGTGACCATATCCAGCACTGATGGAAAGATAATCAGTTATGCTAGGCCAGGGCACCCAACT AGAAAAGGCAGTGATGCATCTGCCGAGTCTGGGTCTGAAGTGGAAGACGTAGCATCTCCTACTGCATCAAGGAACCTGATTACACATCCTATTTTGACCCCTGTTCACGAGGAG TCAAAATTGTCAGCACATGGATCTGCATTTATTGCTCATGCTTCTATTGAAGAAAGCATTCCTGTTGTGGACAAGGTTGTTGATGATGGATGGGGTAGTCCCAGAGGTAGTCTACAAGCTTCTTCAG GTTCATTGTCCTCAAGAAATTTACATGGCACATTTGAAGGACTCCGAGCTCAAATTATCACATGGCTGACATTCTTGATCATGACCCTTTTTGCCATGCTTTGTTCTGTCCCAAGCAAGATGGCTAGAAGGATCTCTAACCAATCTAGTAAGCATGACGACTATcgtgttgagtaccctcaagaacaggagtacaaggaggagttTCGACCTCCATCTCCTGCCCCATCCTATACAGAAAAGGATGTACTTTCATCAATGCTGAGACGGCTCGGTGAGCTGGAGGACAAGGTGCAGGTGCTTGAAACAAAGCCGTCCGAGATGCCATTTGAAAAGGAAGAATTGCTCAATGCAGCCGTCCGCCGCGTGGATGCATTGGAAGCCGAGTTGATTTCCACAAAGAAG GCCCTTTATGATGCTTTGATGCGACAGGATGAGCTACTCGCGTACATTGACAGACAGGAGCTGATCAAATTTCGT AAAAAGAAGTTCTGCTTCTAA